The DNA region TTTTAGAGTTGTATAACACCGTGGGTTGTTGATTTGATATTTTGTCActtcctttttattcttctgCCTTTCTTCCTAATCGTTGGAACTTAGTTTGTCAGTTTATACCAAGCTGGAATTTAGCTGGCAGGATAATTGGATCTCCTAGAAAAATGTCATATTAAGTAGGAATTATGGATAATGCCCCTGCAAAATTAGttaatggaaaaaatgtttaattgcTGCTTGAGTAATATTGATCAAATGCAGTTATTCTACCTATGCATTTCTGTATTAGATACCATGGAACCTGCACAATACAGGGACTTGTTcttgctcagcagcagaaattcaCACTTCTCCCTGCTGAGTGCCCTGAGGTTTCTGTGAGCCCCAGCCTTGAGTTTATCACAGTTCCCCTGGAAGGTGCCCCCATCAGCAGTTCCCCAGACTGAGCACTCTGTGCTACTCTCTAGGTCACTCATGAAGCCGTGGGGCAACACAAATACCAGCAGAGTCCCTGTTGATTGCCAGCTGTCAGCTGGACCCCGAGCCACTGCTTTCTGCCCTCTGAGCCCAGTGGTCGGGCTGGTTTCCAGCTCTGATTGCCCAGCCCACACTCCAGCGTGCTCACAGGAATGATGTCAAAAACCTCAGCAAAGTCCAGGCAGTTCACATCTGCTGCTTTCCACATTCCCCACAGCCTCTTGTCTCAGCCCAGAGGGCAGCTGTAATTGTCATCCTGTGACTGATTAAGATTCCTGGCTCTTTCTCCTCTTATGTTATTTCCAGCTGAGGAGCTCATAATTTTCTGCTATTAATCCCAAAGACCATGACCTTGTATTTCACAGCACTGAATTTCAACCCCTTTCTACTGTTCCAGTCCTCAAGGCTTGCAGCTTTTCATCTTCTCTAGAATACTGTGATCCTTCCCTGGATTTTAAATGACTCTCATCTTTGATGGCAAGTTGACTCAGAACAGGGAGCTTGAGAAATTACAGCATGAAAGGAAGTAGACTTGGCATGGGCTTGGCTTCAGGGTAGTAGTGTTCTGTGTTGAGCTACAGAAGAATTTTTAGtgaaaattttttcttccttgcaatCCCCAGAGCATGGGAAAATCATTTCCAAAAGGTATATAGGGAGTGAAGGGAGTGTGACCTAGAAAAACTAGTAAGATGCATATGTCAAAtccagttaatttttttttgctaatgaTACTGatctatatatataaaatgctGAGTAGAGCACTTATCTTCCCTGTGCTTGGCCTTAAGCCACATTCCCCATCAAAGGCAAAGAGACCCTGTTGACACTTTCCTGGTGAGTAAATCAGTCATGAGAGCAACATATTTCTTTTCCAAGCAACATATAGAAAGTCATGTACTGGAAACTAGGACTCCTGGGTTTCCCAGAGCTCAGCATATTCTTAAAACAAAGGTATCCAGGCTCCATCCTACTTTCTCCCTTGCCTGCCTGGCAAGCCCTCTGGTCTCATCATACTGTTGCTGACCACCCTCATACTTTTTCCCAGTTATGGATGCAGGAGCACTGCAGTGAGAAGAGGCAAAGGGCCCCTCACcctctccctgcacacccaCTCGTGCACTGGACCCCTCATACCTGCCCATCCTTGCTGCAGACATTTCCTCTTTTGCCAAATGTGAATGAGGCAGTGCAGTAATTTTATGCAAATCCATGtgcagattaaaaaattaatcaaattctgaaattttcatttaaagagaTTAGTCTTGAAAAATCCCCCATCTAATCCTCCCAGAATAGTCACTTGGAACAAGCCTTCAGTGCGTTGTTTCCCTCCTGGGTTTAGTGCATCTCCTGGAAAATTTTCTTGTAATGCTTTTGGGACCATGTGGAGCAGCAAGCTTGGGTTTGAGCAGGGCTCACCAGGCAAATTAAAGCTGATATATCAAATGATAGAGGAGATGTGTCAGTAAGTGGGAACGAGGGAGTTTAAGGCAGTAAAATCTCCACTTTGTTGTACTTCATAGGTAAATTCCCCTGGTGATGCAGGAGAAATGGAAGCAGGGAGCCTTGGTGGGTCTGTCAGTAATTTACATGTCAAGAGGCCAGAAAAAAGTCACGCAGCAAGAAAAACGAGGAATAAGAGACACTGCTAAAACTTGCTGCGTCTGGGAGTTTACTACTGTAATCTAGCTCTTAGAGCTTGAGCTCAAAATTATCCTCCAGCACCTGGGGTTTGATCCAGTGCTATCTCAAATATTTTCCTAGCCCCTCAGGGATTTTGAAGCTGACCCTGTACAAGGTGTGCCAGCCACCAGTCCTGGACGAAATCTAGAGGCATCCTGACAACATTGAAACTAAGGTAACTTAGGTCCCTGAAGTTCTCAGTTAAATCATGCATTCTGGCACAGCATCCTCTGAACTCACAGCACCTGAAATGCTCAGGATGTCTGTGTGGTTGGGTTGGCCTGCAATAAGCTCAATTGCCCCAActtcaaaaaaaccacaagCCCAAGATGCAAATCCTTGAACAAACCTCCAACCGCAGCACCTggaacagctcagctctgcccagtgATGGCAGACTGGCCCCtagaaaggaatatttttctaGCTTTCAAGTACCTGCCATGGAGTGAGGTGCTGGCTCATTTTTCTCACTGCATGGGCATGGCCAGCTCATTTGTTCACTGTTTTCTTCCCCAGTGTGCCTCCAAGTTTATGGCTCAGACTCTGCCCTGCTATGTCCATGCTTTTGGTCTCTTGCCACCATCCAATTTACTTGGCAGCTTTACCACATTTCTGCCCCTACTGCTGGATTCTTTCTGTCTCCCTCTGACTTTGGCTCCTTGCCTGCAGAattgctttaattaaaaagttaatGAAAGGTAATGCAAATGAGCGTTTTGCCTGTATTTTATCacagtccagctcctgcccctccctctttcccagaGAAGGTGAAAATGAGAAGCTGgggttttgctgcattttggtgTGAGAGCTAACAGTGGAAATTTCTACAGGCTTAGGAGGAGCCCTCTGAAGAAAGGGTTTATAATGGTGTGTGTAGATTATTATAAGAGCGTAGATTATTCATGAATGAAAGCTGAGGAAGTTTTCATTTAAAGGGGATTAATCTAAACCCCTTACAATCCTCCAGCTCTCTTTGGAACAGGCAATTCTTAGCATCATTTTCATCCTAAGCTTAGTACGAACTTACAGGAAACTTTTCAAAAGACTGTCTGTATCCCAACTCCAAATTATCTCAACCAGGGACAAAGGGAAGGTGTGAAACCTGAACCTCCTCATGCCTATAGCTTGTCACCTTATATCCGTATATCTGAAGAAGGCTCATTTATCCTTAGGTGATTTTCCTGAGAAACTGGGAAACTAAGATTAGTGCATGAAGTAATATGAGTCATATCATCAGCCCCTACTCCCAGCCCAGATTCCTCACAGCCAGCAGTGGGAAGAGGAAAACGCAGGGATGTGAGGGTGTAATTTCCCCTCGTGCAATACGTAGCAGTTAACAGGCAATTACACCACTTCAAAACCCACCATCTGGGGAGGGAGCATGAGAGCTGccatttgggttatttttctttccacaacTGCCTGTGTTTTGGGGTGATATTCAGTTCTCTTGATCTTGTTTTTAAAGCCTTAGTAAATGAGTaggagttttattttttgttaatatCTACAGTGGATTTCATAGCACTGATTTATAGCTGTTCCCTGATGACATTTAGTACCCAGTGCCTGAGACTGTataaataaattacataaaaaGGGATTTGTGGTATCATTAGCAGCACCCCCATTCCAAGGGGAGTCTCCAGAAAGCCTGTGTGTCTAATCAGAGCTGACAAGGAGCAGAGTCACACACTGAGACATCCAAAGCAAATGGACCTGTGCCAAATTCAGCTCTCTGTTGCACCGGTATAAAGTTGGAAAACCTCTGAGTGCAAGGGGGTTTTACACTGTATTTACTCTGCCTTTACACCTGTGCTCTGAGACCAGTGTCAGGCAGtggaccccaaaatcctgagaTGCAATAGAAAGGCACTTGCTGGCTTCCACAGACTCTGGATCAGGCCTCGATGGTTAAAATATAATCTGAGTTCAGAGTGCAGAAAACAGATTACATGCCTGCTATTGTACTGAAATGCTTTCCAGAGTAAGCATTAGCAGTATGTACACAAGTGCCAGATGAATTAAGCTGGCATTTAGTTTTTCCACCTCCAGTAGGAGAGGATTGCCTTTAAAGAACTCACACCTGCTGTGTGGTgtctggagctggagcaggacgGGGCTGCCAGGAGGGCACGTGTGACAGGAGCCACGGCTGCAGGTCTGCTTGTGCTCTGTTTCCCCGGGCTTCAGGGTCAGCGGGCACAGAAACATCAAGGCAGAGACAAAGCCTGTTAAAAACTTTGaggctttattttcttaaaCTCCCCTGGCTCCCCTTaagcttttcttctccagccATTCTTGAAACCCTGTATTGCAGCTCAGACGAGGTGACCTGGGGTGCATGCACCTCTGCTTTGTAGCACCTTCCTCTGATTGCgctgtgcccagggccaggtgaATCACAgacctgctgggagcagagatgCTTATCTCAGTTCCTGAGAGGTGCAGGGCTGACTTCACTGCGGTCAGCACAGTTACTCTGGCCCTCACTGAAGTGGGGTCAGTGGTTTCAACCGCTGGCAGCATCAGCTGCCATGAAGTTTAAGAGTCTATAGTAACAAAGTGGTCAGGGCACCCTGTCTTTTGTTCTCCTGTCTCCTAGTGGTTGAAAAGCCAGTCCTTCTGACCTGCAACTAAAGGAAGTACACATAGGTAGTTAATCTGCCTTGGCTTTTGGCTTTAAAATCTGTTCTTCTAAGCAATTAATGGTTTATTGCTGTTCTTGTTCTTAAGGGTCTTCTCCCACTTCAGTGATTCTTGGGGTTCTTTCTCTGACAAACTTTTGATTCTCTGTATAGTCTTACCTACAAGTCTCTTGTCTCAAGATTTCAGAGTGTTCCCAAGTTTCAATGCCTGAGAAGGTGTGTAGAGGTTTTCTTTGTAGATCTTTTGGGTCCCTGCAGCCAAATAAGGCAAATTTAGACCCAGAGGAACTGTTGAAAAGCTTGTCCAGCTTAATGATTAACACCTTGCAATGCTAGGGAGTGTCAGGACAAAGAGACCTCTGGACTCCTGAGCTCTCCTAAAAGAAGCCCTTGCACAAAACACATCCACTTACTTGAGAGAGGATTAACTCTCTCTCAGGGAATTTCAATGGGCCTGTGATCAAGTGTGTTGCCCTGGCTGCTTCAGCCTCCTGGCACCCTGCCTTAAATGCCATGAGCAGGAGAGATGCAGATCACAAGGATCTTTGATCCTCAGAAACCAGCAGTGAATTTGCTGCCTGTTaacagaaggaaggagaaatgcTGGGAGGGAATAGATGTGTGTGTGCTGGCAGGGGCCACCTTTCCTCTGTCAAGACAAGTATCTGCCCTTGAGCAGCTGAGATCTTTTGGTCCATGCACAGATCTGTTGCAGATAATGCTAATGCTCAGTGGAGAGCAGCTCAAATGGGCTTTCACAGACACAGACACTTTGCCTGGATATGAAGTCTTATTTGGGCTCTAAATGTGATTTTAATGGATAATGAGGAGTAAAAGAGAAAGGTAAATTAAGCCTTGTGTTAATTTGCTGTTTGGTGAGGAAACCTCATTACTGGTCTCTCTGTGGCCACCAGCAGCAAGGGATGAGGCAGACAGCAAGGCTGTTGTTTCTCCTCAGTCCGTGTCTgatgctgcagggacacatGGGGCAATGCACAGCCAGAGGATGACATCAGCATTTGGCTAGCATGGGGAAGGGAGTTAATGTAGTGAAAAGCTGTTCCACCCAGATGCCCTGCTCTCTCCAGGACAGAGAGCAGCTTCCACAGTTTGGAAAGGTGTCAAACGCTAAGCAAATAGAAATGATGGCTTGCCAGTGGCAAAACTACAGTGATGGAGAAGCTGGCTGGCAGAGCTCACCTTCCCTGCAGGAGGTGATGAGATTGCAGGGGAATCACAAGCTGACAGATAGTTTGAATGTGACACtgtctttcccttcctcctgcctggggAAAAGTTAGAAAATGCTGCTTGTATGGCACCTTAATCTAGGGGAAACAGGAGCTAGAGTTCCACAGTTCATGTTTTGACCTCTCTGTTCTTTCTGTGACAGCTCTGTCTCTTCTACTAGCAAAAATGTTCACTTTCCCTTGCAGGTGCTGGCTGTTTCAGCCCTTGATGCCTTgccagtgctggcagggagtGCAGAAGCCCACCCCACAAGGCAGagtggctcagccctggcagccagtgCACCATGTCCCTCCGTGAGCACGCACTGTCCCTGTTCCGTGGCGCTCTGGGCACCGTCCGCCCAGCTCCCATGCTGAGGAGGGCTCTGAAGCTCCAGGGAGATgggtgccctcagctgctggtgAAGGGCCAGGCCTTTCCAGTGAAGAGGGACCTGTACCTGGTGGGTTTTGgaaaagctgtgctggggatggctgcagcagcagaagagatcCTGGGAGACCACCTCACTCGGGGGATTATCAATGTGCCACTGGGGATCCAGGAGAGCCTGCAGCGAGCAGGAATGCAGTAAGGACTGTTTCTGGACAATTTTGGGGAGCAGGAAGGATGGGTGTAGGCTGtcagatttttctctgtggGATGTTGCTATGAACACCTTAAGTCCTTTTGAGCTGCCCTCTGTTGCCCACCCCATCCACCCCACCGCTCTCATCTTCAATCACCATCACAtcccagtgacaccagtgaTGCAGCCCACCTCTTGTACTGGGTGTGCTGCCTCTGGCTGTGGGGAAGAGACACTCAGCAAAGGCCAAGTGCCTGTCCTGGTCACTCACTGTGTGCCACTGGTACACCAGGCACCTGCAGGAGACAGGCTGGCTGCATGTGTGGGTGCACAGATCCATGGTGTAATTGCCTCTCTTACCTCAccagggagatgctgctgaAGCCACACAGCAGAATCCAGGTCATCGAAGGCGCCAAGAACAACCTCCCAGATGCAGAGGCTCTGAAGGGAGCAGTTGCCATCCAGGAGCTGGCTGAGGGTCTGACTGCAGATGATCTGCTCCTTGTGCTCATCTCAGGTAGTGTGGGGATCCCAGGGAGTGGCATCTGCTGAGGGcccccagctgcctgcccaTCCCTGACCCTGCAGCAAGggagtgctgtgctgtgccagccccttcAGCACAGACACTTGCacctttgatttttcctctcccttctgcCATCCTTTCTCCAGGCATGCAGCaagggagagcacagggcttcttgctgctgcctcccagcactGGAAAGAGGCTGACCTGCACAGCCTGTTGTGCTGCCACAGTGAAGTGGCacctctgggcacagcctggcagctgttCCCACCTCTTGGCAAGGAGACACGTTCTTCCTGCCCCCTCCTTACCTTTGGGGACACAGACTTGGAGAAGCAAGCACTCAGTAGATCTGCGTGCTCAGCCTTTGTGCAGGAGTGTAAGTCTGAAAGCTGAGATCTGGGACTGACCTTTCCCAGGGCTTGGCTCCTTCCCAGCTAGTGGAAATGAGGCCTACAGGTACCACACAGTAAGCTGCATGCCTTGCAGAGGCAGCCCTGCACACTCCCAGGGCTTGGCTGGTagcccccaggctgtccccagatCCAGGGTTGTGTAAGAAGATGCATCAGAGGGATGCAGTGGCATCACCTCATCCTGAGCTCAGTGGGTATCACAGGGCAAAAACATgcaggggcttggagcagctctgcagaaaggcCTTGTTCTCCTCTGCTCAGTGTTTATTCCTCTGTGGATGCTGAAGCCTGATCCAGTACAGAGAGAGCAGTGCCATTAGGCAAACACCCAAGTGACTGGAAACTAGCTGTGCTTTCTGGGGATTCCCCTGGGCTTCCTCCTGTCTTTTGGATACAGGGATCTCCAAGAGACTCCTCAGCCCTTCAGGGAGCCTGTACAGGATCTCCCCGTGGCTGTGACTCCCTATGCATGTGCACTCCCACACAGCAGCCGGTCCCCAACTGCTCCTGCCTCTCAGCTAGATCCCTGGCTATTGGGAAACACAGgcatttgcatttgtttttcttgctcatcatGTTTTATTGATGCTGATTTGTCTCAAACCTCTGAGCAGGCTTTGCATTTTGACAGTAGCATTCAGCTGTACTTCTGTGCACGTTCACTCTGTGCACAGACCTTGCTCTTTTCTGCTCTGTATTTTCAATCCATTCCACTTTTTCCATTAGAGTCCTGCCTTCATTTCCACATTTCCAATGCCTGCTTGTATCAGACAGAATTCCCAGCAGTGAAGCTATCACCCTGGACTCAGAGTGTGCTTTGTCCTTTGCATTACTGtccccccttttctttcctcccaggCCTAGATGAGTGCAGTTCAGCAGTTTCCAATCTTGCTGCATCCCTAGCCAGTGTTTTGCACACTGTCCTGAATAAATGGAGCCACCAAAGcaggcagtgtccccatgtgcacagcactggctgctgtgTGAGCCGTGGAGGCCATGCTCCCTGCTCACCCACCCAGGTAACCCCTGAATATCAGTGTGAGGAGCCAGCTGTAGCCCAGTGCAGGGGTGAGGGTAGTTGCTGTCCCTCTTCTGTCATCCCCACCACACTGCAGGCTTGTGGTGCCCCCATCCAGCTGGGCTCACACTGTCTGGGTGAAGTGTAGCTGACTGTAGGGAGTGCAGGACAGCAGTGATTAAAACCCATTGTTGAAGATGACTGAATTCTCCAGAGATGTTAGCTTAGGTCCCCAATCACCTCTGCCTTCCCTCCAGACACTGGTGAGGGAAGAGAAAAGGCTAAAGCCTTGCTCTCCCTTGTCCTCCTTCTCCTGTTGTCCTGATGTCATTGCCATCTCTTCTGCATCCTAGGGGGTGGATCAGCCCTACTgcctgctcccatccctcccatccTCCTcgaggagaaggagaagctcACAAAGCTGTTGGCTTCCCGAGGAGCTGCCATACAGGAGCTGAACATTGTCCGGAAGACTCTGTCCGTGCTGAAGGGTGGAGGGCTGGCCCAGCTGGCACATCCTGCACGGGTAACCAAGGGAAAGCCCCTGTTTGCCCAGAGATCACCCATCTACCCTCAAAACACAAGTTTAATCAACTTGCCAGGTTCTTGTCCATACTGAGTGAACAACTTTGCACACTGTTTTGGGACTCTTTGGCTGAGATTTCACTTTGGACTGAAACTCTCAGggagacagagctgggagagtGGGAATTCAGACTTGGGAAACATAAGCCCTCCCATCATGCCACTCTGCAGACCCCAGCCCACACTCAGCAGGCACTTCCAAGTGCTGGTGCTTCAGCACAGTGCTTTCAAGGCTGGCTCTGACCCTTGGCTCCCCTGGGGGCTGTTCTCAGCATGTCCCATTGCTGAACCCACACTAGATTGGGCCTGACAAGTGCAGTGTCACAGGTTACGTCTTCCAACATGATAGTCCAGCTTCAAAGGGGACTGTAAATCTGTGGGTGTGTGAAGGGCAAGGTGACACTCACAGGTCCATAAATTAAAAATGGGTGAAGACCTACCCTGTTTCCATCTGCTTTGATGTGGGGATGGCACTCAGAGCAGTGCTTATGCCAGGGCTCTTTTGTGGTCACCTGTCTTTGCCTCCTGCAATAATCTGTGGGCATTTCTTTCCATAGGTGGTGAGCCTCATCCTGTCTGATGTGATAGGTGACCCCCTGGACATCATAGCGAGTGGgcccactgctgccagctcccacagTGTCCAAGACTGCCTTCAGATACTCACCAAATACAACCTGCTGCACAACCTGCCCAAGTCAGTGGAAATggtcctctccagctctcccaccAAGCCCACTGCTCCAGAAAACTACTCCCACGTTTCCAACATCATCCTTGGGTCCAACACCCTGGCTTTGGAAGAGGCCAGGCACCAGGCTGAGGGCCTGGGCTACGCAGCTCTGGTGCTGAGTGCAGCAGTCCAGGGGGAAGTGGGCTGTGTTGCGTCTCTGTACTGCCAGCTGATCCAGCTggtctgcctgggcttcagcagCCTCGGAGAAGGGCCCCTGGGGGACGAGCTGAGGGGCAAtctcctgcagctggcagcagagctgcagatccCAGGCTTGCACCTGGAGGAGTTTCTACAGGCC from Haemorhous mexicanus isolate bHaeMex1 chromosome 11, bHaeMex1.pri, whole genome shotgun sequence includes:
- the GLYCTK gene encoding glycerate kinase, which encodes MSLREHALSLFRGALGTVRPAPMLRRALKLQGDGCPQLLVKGQAFPVKRDLYLVGFGKAVLGMAAAAEEILGDHLTRGIINVPLGIQESLQRAGMQEMLLKPHSRIQVIEGAKNNLPDAEALKGAVAIQELAEGLTADDLLLVLISGGGSALLPAPIPPILLEEKEKLTKLLASRGAAIQELNIVRKTLSVLKGGGLAQLAHPARVVSLILSDVIGDPLDIIASGPTAASSHSVQDCLQILTKYNLLHNLPKSVEMVLSSSPTKPTAPENYSHVSNIILGSNTLALEEARHQAEGLGYAALVLSAAVQGEVGCVASLYCQLIQLVCLGFSSLGEGPLGDELRGNLLQLAAELQIPGLHLEEFLQALRGLGPDRPVCILAGGETTVQLQGTGRGGRNQELALRVGLGLHKAQATGASSPQGRCEILFLSGGTDGQDGPTEAAGAFCSPGLVAEALQEGLDVEAFLRNNDSYTFFSQFQSGHHLLVTGLTGTNVMDIQAILIRAMERS